One window from the genome of Nicotiana tomentosiformis chromosome 5, ASM39032v3, whole genome shotgun sequence encodes:
- the LOC138893009 gene encoding uncharacterized mitochondrial protein AtMg00860-like: MRKHKLFAKKGKFLFGVQRIEYLVYFITAKGVSTDSQKIETIRNWPTLTTLKQLRGFLDLAGYYRRFIKGFRVICKPSTDRTKKDNFKWSPSANATFVDLKEGRTQAPVLALQDANKTFIVEIDACGYGIEAILMYEGHPIAFINKALSPRHATLFVYDRELLAIVHAVTKWSQYLLGQKFIIRTDQNALKFLMEKNLHTTSQLLWLTKLMPFDYSIEYKTEWRTK; this comes from the coding sequence ATGAGGAAGCATAAGCTCTTTGCTAAAAAGGGTAAATTCTTATTTGGTGTTCAAAGGATTGAGTACTTAGTATATTTCATCACAGCTAAAGGTGTGTCCACTGATTCTCAAAAGATAGAAACTATAAGGAACTGGCCCACTCTAACAACACTCAAACAGCTTAGAGGATTCCTCGACCTAGCTGGTTATTACAGGAGGTTTATCAAAGGCTTTAGAGTGATTTGCAAACCTTCAACTGATCGGACCAAGAAAGATAATTTCAAATGGTCACCATCAGCTAATGCAACATTTGTAGATTTGAAAGAAGGACGCACTCAAGCTCCTGTGCTAGCTTTACAAGATGCTAACAAAACATTCATTGTAGAAATTGATGCATGTGGCTATGGTATAGAAGCAATACTTATGTATGAAGGACATCCAATAGCTTTTATTAACAAAGCTCTATCACCTAGACATGCAACATTATTTGTCTATGATAGAGAGCTACTAGCCATTGTACATGCAGTAACAAAATGGTCACAATATCTATTGGGGCAGAAATTTATCATCAGGACTGATCAGAATGCTTTAAAATTTCTTATGGAGAAAAATCTACATACTACCTCTCAGCTGTTATGGCTAACCAAACTGATGCCATTTGACTATTCCATAGAGTACAAAACGGAGTGGAGAACAAAGTAG